A portion of the Pseudopipra pipra isolate bDixPip1 chromosome 1, bDixPip1.hap1, whole genome shotgun sequence genome contains these proteins:
- the FYCO1 gene encoding FYVE and coiled-coil domain-containing protein 1 isoform X1, with protein MAATSGESQLQRIIRDLQDAVTELSKEFKEGGEPITDDSGNLQKFSYKLEYLLQFDQKEKSTLLGNRKDYWDYFCDCLAKIKGANDGIRFVKSITELRTSLGKGRAFLRYSLVHQRLADTLQQCFMNTKVTSDWYYARSPFLNSKMSSDIVGQLYELTDVQFDLASRGYDLDAAWPAFARRTLSSLGSSAYLWKPPSRSSSMSSLVSNYLQAQEFPSSPDVNSSLNVEHLEGYEEMRLELDQAELRQRELQDRIHQLEMENQELQAAVSLQKEQVQVEKEKSNNYSEENSRLTKMITELQKQCEVSHSTQSTVHDLQKCLQSLELNAVEQQKEYSTKVEQLLTSKEDYASKLQVSNQELETSRALIAVNNLCIDDLKAKLSSAEQKNLSLLAKVDAALDEKGQQATAQCDSALQIHALLEKLQEMEKEKADMQRLNDERASQLQAAKEELRLKEQAQKELESRYNRLTADSREESEKLIGSLETMTKEKDALQEALTLKGKEMAELQTQVMGSLAQVGSLEKSLEEARKEKEKLEEEYGRREGALKQESQSQAEQLALQEGHLTKVSQTVCSLEEQNRKLMSEKEHLGQKVKELEEQMEQQNSAVTELDEESRKLKAENVNLQQSKNKMEAKLKNVEASKASLEAEVARLRASEKQLQSEIDDALVSVDEKERKLRSENKQLDEDLQNARRQSQILEERLEALHSEYEELRQREETTKESYASLEGQLKSAKQHSLEMEKSLGTLKESKECLQSQVAEKEVELQGLESQCEQLRAETERHRKKAETLEAEKLSVEKTCLHQTKLIESLTSEKESVEKQQLQQAASLEKEAKELAFRLTMSEEQLEVNRGEVSRLQAEVLNLRVKLQQTTDERERMRGELEVAVTALSEHKVLVQQLKEQSECLNRNHVQELLQCKEREEVLKKEQETTAHQKAELENNLLNLKEELSKVKQYLENARMENEENKDLLHRTNTDMAELGIQICGLSSEKMDAEEQLAQARERLKELEEQAAEQQKKLKLDISNLKEENKSLQEKLEEAQICAAAVPNLQLQLETVKKQAQSFQETSQEELSAIKFQMSTEILNYQTKFKAVSEECGKVREQLEEQKRQQHAAEEEITELQAANTSLSRKLDEAREQLSESESARLQREEEVTSLRELLERIQKEADEAKEKILDYTEKLSKVAADKDSSDQKLFAELDDLTRTKHFLEERLIELIRDKDALWQKSDALEFQQKLSAEQRWQGDTEVNHCLDCQRVFSWMVRRHHCRMCGRIFCYYCCNNYMVTKPGGKKERCCRACFNKPRVIVDSTDDSGSSANQEGSPGSLESPVSPSERTFVASEASKPPDDAAFDIITDEELCQVQETDSLHNESQMERVSLDQSMTDLCVCWAKQLLGALYSLHSPFQVSGFHRIRNSTCNSSTFDESEEWQLAQDAEICLLKSGEIMIKLPLTVEEIINFGESNKELFIKSSTYSIIPITVTEMGLTISWIFSSDPKSISFSVVYQESEDTPLDQCKVLIPMTRCNSHKETIRGQVKVRNPGIYTLIFDNTFSRFISKRVFYHLAVERPVIYDGSDFP; from the exons tttgaccagaaagaaaaaagcacattGCTGGGCAACAGAAAAGACTACTGGGATTATTTCTGTGACTGTCTGGCAAAAATCAAAGGAGCTAATGATGGAATCCGCTTTGTCAAGTCTATTACAGAA CTAAGAACATCTCTTGGAAAAGGAAGAGCATTTCTTCGTTACTCCCTGGTTCACCAAAGGCTAGCAGACACCTTGCAGCAATGTTTTATGAACACCAAGGTGACCAG tgACTGGTACTATGCAAGAAGTCCATTTCTGAATTCCAAAATGAGTTCTGACATTGTGGGTCAGCTCTATGAGCTCACTGATGTTCAGTTTGACTTGGCATCAAGAGGCTATGATTTAGATGCTGCTTGGCCAGCATTTGCCAG AAGGACACTGTCCTCGCTTGGATCTTCAGCATATTTATGGAAGCCTCCAAGTCGCAGTTCCAGCATGAGCAGTTTAGTGAGCAACTATTTGCAG GCCCAAGAGTTTCCCTCCAGCCCTGATGTAAATAGCTCACTAAATGTTGAACACCTTGAGGGCTATGAAGAGATGCGTTTAGAACTTGACCAGGCtgagctgaggcagagggaacTTCAAGATCGTATTCACCAGCTAGAAATGGAAAACCAGGAGCTCCAGGCAGCTGTCAGCCTTCAAAAAGAGCAAGTACAGGTAGAAAAGGAGAAGAGCAATAACTACAGTGAGGAGAACTCCCGGCTGACAAAGATGATCACAGAGTTACAGAAGCAGTGTGAGGTCTCACACTCCACCCAGAGCACTGTCCATGACCTGCAGAAGTGCCTACAGTCATTGGAATTAAATGCAGTGGAGCAGCAGAAAGAATATTCAACAAAAGTGGAGCAGCTGTTGACCAGCAAGGAAGACTATGCCTCAAAATTGCAGGTTTCAAATCAGGAGCTGGAGACCTCGAGGGCTTTGATTGCTGTGAATAATCTTTGCATCGATGACCTCAAAGCCAAGCTGAGTTCTGCAGAACAGAAGAATCTCAGCCTCCTTGCGAAAGTTGATGCTGCCTTGGACGAAAAGGGGCAGCAAGCCACAGCCCAGTGTGACTCTGCCCTACAAATACATGCACTGTTAGAGAAGCTTCAggagatggaaaaggaaaaggcagataTGCAAAGACTCAATGATGAACGTGCGTCTCAGCTGCAAGCAGCAAAGGAGGAGCTGCGGCTGAAAGAACAGGCACAGAAGGAACTGGAATCCAGATACAATCGCCTCACTGCTGACTCCAGAGAAGAAAGTGAAAAGCTGATTGGGAGCCTGGAAACTATGACAAAGGAAAAGGATGCACTTCAGGAGGCCCTGACTCTGAAAGGAAAGGAGATGGCTGAGCTCCAGACCCAGGTAATGGGGTCGCTGGCTCAGGTGGGGTCACTGGAAAAAAGTCTTGAGgaagccaggaaagaaaaagagaaacttgAGGAGGAATATGGTAGGAGGGAAGGAGCACTGAAGCAGGAATCCCAGTCACAAGCAGAGCAACTTGCACTACAGGAGGGTCACTTAACAAAGGTGAGTCAGACTGTGTGTAGCCTTGAGGAGCAAAACCGCAAACTCATGTCTGAGAAAGAGCATCTTGGGCAGAAAGtcaaggagctggaggagcagatggagcagcaAAACTCTGCAGTGACTGAATTGGATGAGGAGAGCAGGAAGCTGAAAGCAGAGAATGTGAATTTGCAGCAGTCCAAGAACAAGATGGAAGCGAAGCTGAAAAATGTGGAAGCTTCTAAAGCTTCCCTGGAAGCTGAGGTAGCCAGGCTGAGAGCCTCTGAGAAGCAACTTCAGAGTGAGATAGATGATGCCCTGGTGTCAGttgatgaaaaagaaagaaagctcCGGAGCGAGAACAAACAGCTGGATGAAGACTTGCAGAATGCTAGGAGGCAAAGCCAAATTCTGGAGGAGAGGTTGGAGGCTCTGCACTCAGAATATGAAGAACTAAGGCAAAGAGAGGAGACCACCAAGGAGTCTTATGCCTCACTTGAAGGCCAGCTAAAGAGTGCCAAACAGCATAgtttagaaatggaaaaaagctTGGGCACcttgaaggaaagcaaagagtGTCTCCAGTCACAGGTCGCAGAGAAGGAAGTAGAACTGCAAGGCTTGGAGAGCCAGTGTGAGCAGCTGAGAGCAGAAACTGAAAGacacagaaagaaagcagagactCTTGAGGCAGAAAAGCTCAGTGTTGAAAAGACGTGCCTTCATCAGACAAAGCTTATAGAATCCCTCACATCAGAAAAAGAATCAGTGGAAAAACAGCAACTACAGCAGGCAGCTTCCCTGGAGAAGGAGGCAAAAGAGCTGGCCTTCAGACTGACCATGAGCGAAGAGCAGTTGGAGGTCAACCGAGGTGAAGTGTCAAGGCTGCAAGCAGAAGTCCTCAACCTGCGAGTCAAGCTTCAGCAGACCACTGATGAGAGAGAGAGGATGAGAGGTGAGCTGGAAGTTGCTGTGACTGCCTTGAGTGAGCACAAGGTGCTTGTTCAGCAGCTGAAAGAGCAGAGTGAGTGTCTCAACAGAAACCATGTGCAAGAACTGCTACAATgtaaagaaagggaagaagtgCTGAAAAAAGAGCAGGAGACAACAGCCCATCAAAAAGCTGAGctggaaaataatttgctgAACTTGAAGGAAGAGCTATCCAAGGTTAAGCAGTACTTGGAAAATGCTAGAATGGAAAACGAAGAAAACAAAGATCTCCTCCACAGGACCAACACAGATATGGCTGAACTTGGTATTCAGATTTGTGGCTTGTCCTCTGAAAAGATGGATGCAGAAGAGCAGTTAGCCCAGGCCAGAGAAAGGCTCAAAGAACTGGAAGAACAGGCGGCAGAGCAACAGAAGAAGCTGAAGCTTGACATCTCTAATCTCAAAGAAGAGAACAAGAGCTTGCAAGAGAAATTAGAGGAGGCTCAAATATGTGCCGCAGCTGTCCCAAATCTGCAATTGCAGCTGGAGACAGTAAAGAAACAGGCACAGAGTTTCCAAGAGACCAGCCAAGAAGAGCTGTCTGcaataaaatttcaaatgaGCACAGAGATTCTAAATTATCAGACAAAATTCAAG GCAGTCAGTGAGGAGTGTGGGAAAGTGAGAGAGCAACTTGAGGAGCAGAAGAGACAACAGCATGCTGCGGAGGAAGAGATTACCGAGTTACAA GCTGCAAACACGAGTTTGTCCAGAAAGCTGGATGAAGCAAGAGAGCAGCTGTCTGAATCAGAATCTGCTCGGctgcagagggaagaggaggtgaCATCTCTTAGAGAACTCTTGGAAAG GATCCAAAAAGAAGCTGATGAAGCAAAAGAGAAGATCCTGGATTACACTGAGAAGCTCAGCAAGGTGGCAGCAGACAAAGATAGCAGTGACCAGAAATTATTTGCTGAACTGGATGACCTGACAAGAACAAAACACTTCCTTGAAGAGCGTTTGATAGAACTTATCAG AGATAAGGATGCTTTGTGGCAAAAGTCCGATGCTCTGGAGTTCCAGCAGAAGCTtagtgcagagcagaggtggCAGGGGGACACAGAAGTTAATCACTGTCTGGACTGCCAGAGAGTGTTCTCGTGGATGGTGCGCCGACACCACTGCAG AATGTGTGGTCGCATTTTCTGCTACTACTGCTGCAACAACTACATGGTGACAAAACCTGGTGGAAAAAAGGAGCGTTGCTGCAGAGCTTGCTTTAATAAGCCTAGAGTCATCGTGGACAGTACAGATGACTCTGGATCCAGTGCCAACCAGGAAGGATCACCAGGTTCATTGGAATCGCCAGTGTCACCATCTGAGAGGACTTTTG TTGCAAGTGAAGCCTCTAAACCACCAGATGATGCAGCATTTGATATAATCACTGATGAGGAGCTGTGCCAAGTACAGGAAACAGACTCTCTCCACAATGAAAGTCAGATGGAAAGAGTGTCTCTGGATCAAAGCATGACAGATTT aTGTGTTTGCTGGGCTAAGCAGCTGTTAGGGGCTCTGTACAGCCTCCACTCTCCGTTTCAGGTTTCTGGCTTTCACAGAATTCG AAACAGTACCTGTAATTCTTCAACCTTTGATGAATCTGAAGAGTGGCAGCTTGCTCAAGATGCTGAGATATGCTTGTTGAAGTCAGGAGAAATCAT GATCAAATTACCCCTTACAGTGGAAGAGATCATAAACTTTGGAGAAAGCAACAAAGAGCTGTTCATTAAATCCAGTACCTACAGTATCATTCCCATCACTGTTACAGAGATGGGACTAACAATTAGCTGGATCTTTTCATCAGACCCCAAAAGCATATCCTTCAGCGTTGTCTACCAAGAATCTGAAGACACACCACTGGATCAGTGCAAA GTTCTTATCCCTATGACTCGCTGCAACTCTCATAAGGAAACTATCAGAGGACAGGTGAAAGTCAGAAACCCTGGAATCTACACACTGATATTTGATAACACATTCTCTAG GTTTATCTCAAAAAGAGTGTTTTATCACTTGGCTGTTGAGCGACCCGTCATCTATGATGGAAGTGATTTTCCATAG
- the FYCO1 gene encoding FYVE and coiled-coil domain-containing protein 1 isoform X2: protein MAATSGESQLQRIIRDLQDAVTELSKEFKEGGEPITDDSGNLQKFSYKLEYLLQFDQKEKSTLLGNRKDYWDYFCDCLAKIKGANDGIRFVKSITELRTSLGKGRAFLRYSLVHQRLADTLQQCFMNTKVTSDWYYARSPFLNSKMSSDIVGQLYELTDVQFDLASRGYDLDAAWPAFARRTLSSLGSSAYLWKPPSRSSSMSSLVSNYLQAQEFPSSPDVNSSLNVEHLEGYEEMRLELDQAELRQRELQDRIHQLEMENQELQAAVSLQKEQVQVEKEKSNNYSEENSRLTKMITELQKQCEVSHSTQSTVHDLQKCLQSLELNAVEQQKEYSTKVEQLLTSKEDYASKLQVSNQELETSRALIAVNNLCIDDLKAKLSSAEQKNLSLLAKVDAALDEKGQQATAQCDSALQIHALLEKLQEMEKEKADMQRLNDERASQLQAAKEELRLKEQAQKELESRYNRLTADSREESEKLIGSLETMTKEKDALQEALTLKGKEMAELQTQVMGSLAQVGSLEKSLEEARKEKEKLEEEYGRREGALKQESQSQAEQLALQEGHLTKVSQTVCSLEEQNRKLMSEKEHLGQKVKELEEQMEQQNSAVTELDEESRKLKAENVNLQQSKNKMEAKLKNVEASKASLEAEVARLRASEKQLQSEIDDALVSVDEKERKLRSENKQLDEDLQNARRQSQILEERLEALHSEYEELRQREETTKESYASLEGQLKSAKQHSLEMEKSLGTLKESKECLQSQVAEKEVELQGLESQCEQLRAETERHRKKAETLEAEKLSVEKTCLHQTKLIESLTSEKESVEKQQLQQAASLEKEAKELAFRLTMSEEQLEVNRGEVSRLQAEVLNLRVKLQQTTDERERMRGELEVAVTALSEHKVLVQQLKEQSECLNRNHVQELLQCKEREEVLKKEQETTAHQKAELENNLLNLKEELSKVKQYLENARMENEENKDLLHRTNTDMAELGIQICGLSSEKMDAEEQLAQARERLKELEEQAAEQQKKLKLDISNLKEENKSLQEKLEEAQICAAAVPNLQLQLETVKKQAQSFQETSQEELSAIKFQMSTEILNYQTKFKAVSEECGKVREQLEEQKRQQHAAEEEITELQAANTSLSRKLDEAREQLSESESARLQREEEVTSLRELLERIQKEADEAKEKILDYTEKLSKVAADKDSSDQKLFAELDDLTRTKHFLEERLIELIRDKDALWQKSDALEFQQKLSAEQRWQGDTEVNHCLDCQRVFSWMVRRHHCRMCGRIFCYYCCNNYMVTKPGGKKERCCRACFNKPRVIVDSTDDSGSSANQEGSPGSLESPVSPSERTFVASEASKPPDDAAFDIITDEELCQVQETDSLHNESQMERVSLDQSMTDLNSTCNSSTFDESEEWQLAQDAEICLLKSGEIMIKLPLTVEEIINFGESNKELFIKSSTYSIIPITVTEMGLTISWIFSSDPKSISFSVVYQESEDTPLDQCKVLIPMTRCNSHKETIRGQVKVRNPGIYTLIFDNTFSRFISKRVFYHLAVERPVIYDGSDFP from the exons tttgaccagaaagaaaaaagcacattGCTGGGCAACAGAAAAGACTACTGGGATTATTTCTGTGACTGTCTGGCAAAAATCAAAGGAGCTAATGATGGAATCCGCTTTGTCAAGTCTATTACAGAA CTAAGAACATCTCTTGGAAAAGGAAGAGCATTTCTTCGTTACTCCCTGGTTCACCAAAGGCTAGCAGACACCTTGCAGCAATGTTTTATGAACACCAAGGTGACCAG tgACTGGTACTATGCAAGAAGTCCATTTCTGAATTCCAAAATGAGTTCTGACATTGTGGGTCAGCTCTATGAGCTCACTGATGTTCAGTTTGACTTGGCATCAAGAGGCTATGATTTAGATGCTGCTTGGCCAGCATTTGCCAG AAGGACACTGTCCTCGCTTGGATCTTCAGCATATTTATGGAAGCCTCCAAGTCGCAGTTCCAGCATGAGCAGTTTAGTGAGCAACTATTTGCAG GCCCAAGAGTTTCCCTCCAGCCCTGATGTAAATAGCTCACTAAATGTTGAACACCTTGAGGGCTATGAAGAGATGCGTTTAGAACTTGACCAGGCtgagctgaggcagagggaacTTCAAGATCGTATTCACCAGCTAGAAATGGAAAACCAGGAGCTCCAGGCAGCTGTCAGCCTTCAAAAAGAGCAAGTACAGGTAGAAAAGGAGAAGAGCAATAACTACAGTGAGGAGAACTCCCGGCTGACAAAGATGATCACAGAGTTACAGAAGCAGTGTGAGGTCTCACACTCCACCCAGAGCACTGTCCATGACCTGCAGAAGTGCCTACAGTCATTGGAATTAAATGCAGTGGAGCAGCAGAAAGAATATTCAACAAAAGTGGAGCAGCTGTTGACCAGCAAGGAAGACTATGCCTCAAAATTGCAGGTTTCAAATCAGGAGCTGGAGACCTCGAGGGCTTTGATTGCTGTGAATAATCTTTGCATCGATGACCTCAAAGCCAAGCTGAGTTCTGCAGAACAGAAGAATCTCAGCCTCCTTGCGAAAGTTGATGCTGCCTTGGACGAAAAGGGGCAGCAAGCCACAGCCCAGTGTGACTCTGCCCTACAAATACATGCACTGTTAGAGAAGCTTCAggagatggaaaaggaaaaggcagataTGCAAAGACTCAATGATGAACGTGCGTCTCAGCTGCAAGCAGCAAAGGAGGAGCTGCGGCTGAAAGAACAGGCACAGAAGGAACTGGAATCCAGATACAATCGCCTCACTGCTGACTCCAGAGAAGAAAGTGAAAAGCTGATTGGGAGCCTGGAAACTATGACAAAGGAAAAGGATGCACTTCAGGAGGCCCTGACTCTGAAAGGAAAGGAGATGGCTGAGCTCCAGACCCAGGTAATGGGGTCGCTGGCTCAGGTGGGGTCACTGGAAAAAAGTCTTGAGgaagccaggaaagaaaaagagaaacttgAGGAGGAATATGGTAGGAGGGAAGGAGCACTGAAGCAGGAATCCCAGTCACAAGCAGAGCAACTTGCACTACAGGAGGGTCACTTAACAAAGGTGAGTCAGACTGTGTGTAGCCTTGAGGAGCAAAACCGCAAACTCATGTCTGAGAAAGAGCATCTTGGGCAGAAAGtcaaggagctggaggagcagatggagcagcaAAACTCTGCAGTGACTGAATTGGATGAGGAGAGCAGGAAGCTGAAAGCAGAGAATGTGAATTTGCAGCAGTCCAAGAACAAGATGGAAGCGAAGCTGAAAAATGTGGAAGCTTCTAAAGCTTCCCTGGAAGCTGAGGTAGCCAGGCTGAGAGCCTCTGAGAAGCAACTTCAGAGTGAGATAGATGATGCCCTGGTGTCAGttgatgaaaaagaaagaaagctcCGGAGCGAGAACAAACAGCTGGATGAAGACTTGCAGAATGCTAGGAGGCAAAGCCAAATTCTGGAGGAGAGGTTGGAGGCTCTGCACTCAGAATATGAAGAACTAAGGCAAAGAGAGGAGACCACCAAGGAGTCTTATGCCTCACTTGAAGGCCAGCTAAAGAGTGCCAAACAGCATAgtttagaaatggaaaaaagctTGGGCACcttgaaggaaagcaaagagtGTCTCCAGTCACAGGTCGCAGAGAAGGAAGTAGAACTGCAAGGCTTGGAGAGCCAGTGTGAGCAGCTGAGAGCAGAAACTGAAAGacacagaaagaaagcagagactCTTGAGGCAGAAAAGCTCAGTGTTGAAAAGACGTGCCTTCATCAGACAAAGCTTATAGAATCCCTCACATCAGAAAAAGAATCAGTGGAAAAACAGCAACTACAGCAGGCAGCTTCCCTGGAGAAGGAGGCAAAAGAGCTGGCCTTCAGACTGACCATGAGCGAAGAGCAGTTGGAGGTCAACCGAGGTGAAGTGTCAAGGCTGCAAGCAGAAGTCCTCAACCTGCGAGTCAAGCTTCAGCAGACCACTGATGAGAGAGAGAGGATGAGAGGTGAGCTGGAAGTTGCTGTGACTGCCTTGAGTGAGCACAAGGTGCTTGTTCAGCAGCTGAAAGAGCAGAGTGAGTGTCTCAACAGAAACCATGTGCAAGAACTGCTACAATgtaaagaaagggaagaagtgCTGAAAAAAGAGCAGGAGACAACAGCCCATCAAAAAGCTGAGctggaaaataatttgctgAACTTGAAGGAAGAGCTATCCAAGGTTAAGCAGTACTTGGAAAATGCTAGAATGGAAAACGAAGAAAACAAAGATCTCCTCCACAGGACCAACACAGATATGGCTGAACTTGGTATTCAGATTTGTGGCTTGTCCTCTGAAAAGATGGATGCAGAAGAGCAGTTAGCCCAGGCCAGAGAAAGGCTCAAAGAACTGGAAGAACAGGCGGCAGAGCAACAGAAGAAGCTGAAGCTTGACATCTCTAATCTCAAAGAAGAGAACAAGAGCTTGCAAGAGAAATTAGAGGAGGCTCAAATATGTGCCGCAGCTGTCCCAAATCTGCAATTGCAGCTGGAGACAGTAAAGAAACAGGCACAGAGTTTCCAAGAGACCAGCCAAGAAGAGCTGTCTGcaataaaatttcaaatgaGCACAGAGATTCTAAATTATCAGACAAAATTCAAG GCAGTCAGTGAGGAGTGTGGGAAAGTGAGAGAGCAACTTGAGGAGCAGAAGAGACAACAGCATGCTGCGGAGGAAGAGATTACCGAGTTACAA GCTGCAAACACGAGTTTGTCCAGAAAGCTGGATGAAGCAAGAGAGCAGCTGTCTGAATCAGAATCTGCTCGGctgcagagggaagaggaggtgaCATCTCTTAGAGAACTCTTGGAAAG GATCCAAAAAGAAGCTGATGAAGCAAAAGAGAAGATCCTGGATTACACTGAGAAGCTCAGCAAGGTGGCAGCAGACAAAGATAGCAGTGACCAGAAATTATTTGCTGAACTGGATGACCTGACAAGAACAAAACACTTCCTTGAAGAGCGTTTGATAGAACTTATCAG AGATAAGGATGCTTTGTGGCAAAAGTCCGATGCTCTGGAGTTCCAGCAGAAGCTtagtgcagagcagaggtggCAGGGGGACACAGAAGTTAATCACTGTCTGGACTGCCAGAGAGTGTTCTCGTGGATGGTGCGCCGACACCACTGCAG AATGTGTGGTCGCATTTTCTGCTACTACTGCTGCAACAACTACATGGTGACAAAACCTGGTGGAAAAAAGGAGCGTTGCTGCAGAGCTTGCTTTAATAAGCCTAGAGTCATCGTGGACAGTACAGATGACTCTGGATCCAGTGCCAACCAGGAAGGATCACCAGGTTCATTGGAATCGCCAGTGTCACCATCTGAGAGGACTTTTG TTGCAAGTGAAGCCTCTAAACCACCAGATGATGCAGCATTTGATATAATCACTGATGAGGAGCTGTGCCAAGTACAGGAAACAGACTCTCTCCACAATGAAAGTCAGATGGAAAGAGTGTCTCTGGATCAAAGCATGACAGATTT AAACAGTACCTGTAATTCTTCAACCTTTGATGAATCTGAAGAGTGGCAGCTTGCTCAAGATGCTGAGATATGCTTGTTGAAGTCAGGAGAAATCAT GATCAAATTACCCCTTACAGTGGAAGAGATCATAAACTTTGGAGAAAGCAACAAAGAGCTGTTCATTAAATCCAGTACCTACAGTATCATTCCCATCACTGTTACAGAGATGGGACTAACAATTAGCTGGATCTTTTCATCAGACCCCAAAAGCATATCCTTCAGCGTTGTCTACCAAGAATCTGAAGACACACCACTGGATCAGTGCAAA GTTCTTATCCCTATGACTCGCTGCAACTCTCATAAGGAAACTATCAGAGGACAGGTGAAAGTCAGAAACCCTGGAATCTACACACTGATATTTGATAACACATTCTCTAG GTTTATCTCAAAAAGAGTGTTTTATCACTTGGCTGTTGAGCGACCCGTCATCTATGATGGAAGTGATTTTCCATAG